One stretch of Prunus persica cultivar Lovell chromosome G1, Prunus_persica_NCBIv2, whole genome shotgun sequence DNA includes these proteins:
- the LOC109946914 gene encoding uncharacterized protein LOC109946914 yields MNESLTAKAKAKAKKGGEASIGAVSGCTILILFLLCERTNIIQPILGKEKETPAILKWSLVELHTRFNQIKDLNDIEGIFKTPKKRKTTREEEDTVEKVIEICIQCIAVCVFYIAVCILSNAVSESFNLIVQGILKTYKKRKTTGEEGDPLDKEKEKEDDEGQQGEAEEAENQGKPDDADQTPELKEAGKKKMFENEAGKEPLAIQDLLVKSMTDQINYRQQQDPSFVCPERLQLWKDEKNEDSEKKMKEL; encoded by the exons ATGAATGAATCCTTGaccgcaaaagcaaaagcaaaagcaaagaagggaGGAGAAGCCTCTATAGGAGCTGTTTCGGGTTGCACTATCCTAATATTG TTTCTACTGTGTGAGAGGACAAACATCATACAACCAATCCTTggcaaggagaaagaaactcctgccattcttaaatggagtctTGTGGAACTCCACACAAGATTCAACCAAATAAAGGACTTGAATGACATCGAG GGTATTTTCAAAACTCCTAAAAAGCGAAAAACTACCAGGGAAGAGGAAGACACTGTTGAGAAGGTAATTGAAATCTGTATACAGTGCATTGCAGTTTGTGTTTTCTACATTGCAGTTTGCATTTTatccaatgcagtttctgaatcattcaatctcattgtacagggtattttgaaaacatataaaaagagaaaaactaccGGAGAAGAGGGAGACCCTCTTGACAAG gaaaaagaaaaagaagatgatgagggaCAACAAGGAGAAGCAGAGGAAGCAGAAAACCAAGGAAAACCTGATGATGCTGATCAAACTCCAGAATTAAAAGAGgctggaaagaagaaaatgtttgAGAATGAAGCTGGAAAAGAACCTCTTGCAATTCAAGACCTCTTGGTGAAGTCCATGACAGACCAAATCAACTACCGCCAACAACAAGATCCTAGCTTCGTTTGCCCAGAAAGATTACAACTGTGGAaggatgaaaaaaatgaagacagtgagaagaaaatgaaggaattgTGA
- the LOC18794006 gene encoding DELLA protein RGL1 — MASGLYVQAEFSGDNTSDEVIGLDLNLSSMACLPYPSSLSTLEENPAAWVIPFIDETSSHKRLKQQHSSSYEFNNAGTNYCSLYSGSGSMCARGLDSLPRIHFRDHISAYTRRYLAVEAMEEATATLMRGKEGESEEGGRGDATKLVQQLIACAEAVACRDKAHASTLLYELRANAKVFGTSFQRVASCFVQGLSDRLALIQPLGAVGLIGPITKSTAFSAEKDEALHLVYEICPQIQFGHFVANASILEAFEGESSVHVIDLGMTLGLPHGYQWRNLIDSLANRAGQPLHRLRITGVGNSAERLQAIGNDLKLHAQSMKLNFEFSAVESSFENLKPQDFNLVDGDVLVVNSILQLHCLVKESRGALNSVLQTLHQLSPKLMILVEQDTSHNGPFFLGRFMEALHNYSAIFDSLDAMLPKYDTRRAKMEQFYFGEEIKNIVSCEGPARVERHERVEQWRRRMRRAGFQPAPLKMIAQAMKWLEINTCEGYTVVEDKGCLVFGWKSKPIIATSCWK; from the coding sequence ATGGCATCTGGTCTCTATGTTCAAGCTGAATTCTCTGGGGACAATACATCTGATGAGGTGATTGGTCTTGATCTCAATCTGTCATCCATGGCATGCCTTCCCTACCCTTCTTCTCTTTCCACTTTGGAGGAAAATCCTGCTGCCTGGGTGATCCCATTCATAGATGAAACAAGTAGTCATAAGAGGCTAAAGCAGCAACATAGTTCCAGCTATGAATTCAATAATGCAGGTACTAACTATTGTAGTCTTTACAGTGGCAGTGGCAGCATGTGTGCTAGGGGATTAGATAGTTTGCCAAGAATCCATTTCCGGGATCACATATCGGCGTACACTCGGAGATACTTGGCAGTAGAGGCCATGGAAGAAGCCACTGCAACCCTGATGAGAGGCAAGGAAGGTGAATCCGAGGAAGGAGGAAGGGGAGATGCGACGAAACTAGTCCAGCAACTCATTGCTTGTGCTGAGGCTGTGGCTTGTCGTGACAAAGCTCATGCTTCAACATTACTTTATGAGCTCAGAGCTAATGCAAAGGTCTTTGGGACATCATTTCAGCGAGTAGCATCCTGCTTTGTCCAAGGTCTCTCTGACCGCCTTGCGCTGATTCAACCACTTGGGGCAGTGGGACTTATAGGCCCCATAACCAAGTCAACAGCTTTTTCGGCAGAAAAGGATGAGGCTTTGCACCTTGTTTATGAGATTTGCCCACAAATCCAATTCGGTCACTTCGTAGCAAATGCATCAATATTGGAAGCCTTTGAGGGAGAAAGCTCTGTTCATGTCATAGACTTGGGCATGACCCTAGGCCTCCCACATGGGTACCAATGGCGCAATTTAATAGACAGTCTAGCCAACCGTGCAGGACAACCCTTACATCGCCTTCGAATCACCGGTGTTGGCAACTCTGCCGAACGCCTTCAAGCAATTGGCAATGATCTCAAGCTGCATGCACAAAGCATGAaactgaattttgaattttcagcaGTGGAGAGCAGCTTCGAGAACCTAAAGCCTCAAGACTTCAATTTGGTTGATGGGGACGTTTTGGTCGTCAACAGCATACTTCAGTTGCATTGTCTGGTGAAAGAGAGCAGAGGTGCATTGAACTCAGTTTTACAAACACTTCATCAGCTATCACCAAAGCTTATGATCTTGGTTGAGCAGGACACAAGCCACAATGGGCCTTTCTTTCTAGGGAGGTTCATGGAGGCATTGCATAATTACTCTGCCATATTTGACTCCCTGGATGCAATGCTGCCCAAGTATGATACAAGGAGAGCTAAAATGGAGCAGTTTTATTTTGGGGAGGAGATTAAGAACATTGTGAGCTGTGAGGGACCAGCCAGGGTTGAGAGGCATGAAAGGGTTGAGCAATGGCGCCGGAGGATGAGACGTGCTGGGTTCCAACCGGCACCTCTGAAGATGATAGCACAGGCCATGAAATGGCTAGAAATAAATACTTGTGAGGGTTACACGGTTGTAGAAGACAAGGGTTGCTTGGTTTTTGGGTGGAAGTCAAAGCCCATCATTGCAACTTCTTGCTGGAAATAA
- the LOC109946666 gene encoding glutamic acid-rich protein-like, giving the protein MTVESTVQLNEIQNLKRRIAELEGKETSIDMEKIAKKKEIQGKYKAEIQSLLSDPTIFEMEMDLPTKQPTQPVEEKEEEKKEEEKQQEEREEEKKQDAPTPDVPSRVQRVKNRERKRLQASCYVYEKNKKTKKEAKKDDEELPQFKLISSEELTQEASQPDATNPIPDPPKGTSLHDSIPVDLQQSSDEDEGQKKPTKKKLGWGQRKVWQKIPKADREIIEKHYLSTQLR; this is encoded by the exons ATGACAGTGGAATCTACAGTTCAGcttaatgaaatacaaaatctgaaaaggaGGATTGCAGAATTGGAAGGCAAGGAAACTAGTATTGACATGGAGAAGATTGCCAAGAAAAAGGAGATTCAAGGAAAGTACAAGGCAGAAATTCAAAGCTTGTTGTCAGACCCAACAATCTTTGAAATGGAGATGGATCTGCCTACAAAACAACCAACACAACCagttgaagagaaagaagaagaaaagaaagaagaagagaagcaacaagaag agagagaagaagagaagaagcaagatGCTCCAACACCTGATGTTCCTTCAAGAGTACAAAGGGtgaagaacagagaaagaaagaggcttCAAGCATCTTGCTATGTGtacgaaaaaaataagaaaacaaaaaaggaggcAAAAAAGGATGATGAAGAACTACCACAATTCAAGCTTATCTCTTCCGAGGAG TTAACACAAGAGGCATCTCAGCCCGATGCCACAAATCCAATTCCTGATCCCCCAAAAGGAACGAGCCTTCATGATTCAATACCTGTAGATCTGCAACAATCaagtgatgaagatgaaggacaaaaaaagccaacaaagaaaaaactaggATGGGGTCAGAGGAAGGTGTGGCAGAAAATTCCAAAGGCGGACAGggaaataattgaaaaacacTACTTAAGTACTCAACTTCGGTAA
- the LOC18793497 gene encoding protein HHL1, chloroplastic, whose product MEAGMSLNAVVRLPLSSSRTHEDGLVRHSLVSTTTTTQKAEQRQGRKLVVEAKSKRGMMARQFQAKKPPPPAMPKIEDDGNPRFVVFMRMANVYLWYPLSVISGGTTAKIMVAAKDNFLGKYIYKDTLARNLAAVIYRDEKEIQKTAFKQYRVLRSATDFRYGYKIVENGNMRAALSTSDVIELPTKDKLKTTFDKVKDFFGDAKESFGKLTTLNLSESEESEEKSAEQEKVKG is encoded by the exons ATGGAAGCGGGTATGTCTCTAAACGCAGTCGTTCGGCTTCCACTGTCGAGTTCGAGGACCCATGAAGATGGTTTGGTCAGGCACTCATTGGTCTccacgacgacgacgacccagAAGGCAGAGCAAAGGCAGGGCCGCAAACTGGTCGTTGAAGCAAAGAGCAAAAGGGGAATGATGGCTCGCCAATTTCAAGCCAAGAAGCCTCCACCTCCTGCCATGCCCAAGATTGAAGACGACGGCAACCCACGTTTCGTTGTATTCATGAGAATGGCTAAT GTTTACCTATGGTACCCACTTAGTGTTATATCAGGCGGAACCACGGCTAAAATCATGGTTGCAGCAAAAGATAATTTTCTggggaaatatatatataaagatacACTTGCTAGAAATCTTGCTGCAGTTATTTACAGG GACGAGAAGGAAATACAGAAGACAGCATTCAAGCAGTACCGAGTGTTGCGGTCAGCTACTGATTTTAGATATGGCTACAAAATTGTG GAAAATGGTAACATGAGAGCAGCACTTTCTACCTCGGATGTAATTGAG CTTCCAACAAAAGACAAGCTCAAAACCACTTTTGACAAAGTGAAAGATTTTTTTGGGGATGCAAAGGAATCTTTCGGCAAGTTGACAACACTGAACTTATCCGAGTCTGAGGAATCAGAAGAAAAATCTGCAGAACAGGAAAA GGTAAAAGGCTGA
- the LOC18790311 gene encoding small heat shock protein, chloroplastic, producing MSHAVSNLSIFLPMSSGRRTKNCPSPVFSKPVKNSLKAMARDARDNLDHLQRATTKHQQQQPPQPKKRVASAPPVGLWDRFPTARTVQQMMETMERMMDDPFAYSGGSGWASPLPTETGGYSRGRTPWEIKEGEADYKMRFDMPGMTKEDVKVWVEEKMLVVKAEKMTKKKESGVQEEEDNGNDEWSAKSYGRYSTRIALPENIQFEKIKAEVKDGVLYVTIPKATSSSKILDIHVE from the exons ATGTCTCACGCCGTATCAAATTTGagcatttttcttccaatgtCATCTGGGAGGAGGACCAAAAATTGCCCATCCCCTGTTTTCTCAAAACCAGTTAAGAACAGCCTCAAGGCCATGGCAAGAGATGCAAGGGACAACCTTGACCACTTGCAGAGGGCCACCACCAagcaccaacaacaacaaccaccCCAGCCCAAAAAGAGAGTCGCCTCGGCACCACCTGTAG GGTTGTGGGACCGGTTTCCGACGGCAAGGACAGTGCAGCAGATGATGGAGACCATGGAGAGGATGATGGACGACCCGTTTGCCTACTCGGGCGGGTCGGGTTGGGCATCCCCATTGCCGACGGAGACAGGTGGCTACAGCAGGGGAAGGACCCCATGGGAGATCAAAGAAGGTGAGGCTGATTACAAGATGAGATTTGACATGCCTGGGATGACCAAAGAGGACGTCAAGGTGTGGGTTGAGGAGAAAATGCTGGTTGTGAAGGCAGAGAAGATGACCAAGAAGAAGGAAAGTGGGgtgcaagaagaagaagataatggTAATGATGAGTGGTCTGCTAAGAGCTATGGGAGGTACAGCACTAGAATTGCTTTGCCTGAGAATATTCAGTTTGAGAAGATTAAGGCTGAGGTTAAAGATGGGGTCTTGTATGTTACTATTCCTAAGGCTACCAGTAGTTCTAAGATTTTGGACATTCATGTAGAGTGA